From Rhinoraja longicauda isolate Sanriku21f chromosome 30, sRhiLon1.1, whole genome shotgun sequence, a single genomic window includes:
- the micos10 gene encoding MICOS complex subunit MIC10 — translation MMAEAEINQKMERCAADAVVKLGVGLGLGIVFSLFAFKRRVWPITFGAGMGLGMAYANCQRDFQSPYLLHGKFVKDESA, via the exons ATGATGGCGGAGGCCGAAATCAACCAGAAGATGGAACGGTGCGCGGCCGACGCGGTGGTGAAGTTAG GTGTTGGCCTTGGATTAGGAATTGTATTTTCTCTTTTTGCTTTCAAAC GGCGTGTATGGCCTATTACATTCGGTGCAGGGATGGGTTTAGGAATGGCATATGCCAATTGCCAGCGTGATTTTCAGTCTCCATATCTCCTTCATGGGAAGTTTGTCAAA GATGAATCAGCGTAG